A genomic window from Syntrophomonadaceae bacterium includes:
- the aroA gene encoding 3-phosphoshikimate 1-carboxyvinyltransferase: protein MELLVTGVRRLKGEIMVPGDKSISHRSAMLGALAEGQTRISGFLRGEDCLSTLKCLEECGAEFKWLPGGELQVEGKGLFGLQEPGQVLDCGNSGTTIRLLMGVLAGLEGMAVLTGDGSLRRRPMGRVVEPLRQMGVEISGRQGGRLAPLVLKGGQVQPISYRSPVASAQVKSAVLLAGLKADGVTSVTEPEPSRDHTERMLQAFGAKVTKAGLTASVEGRPRLFGQTLRVPGDISSAAFFLVAGSIIPGSEILIKGVGVNPTRTGILEVLVAMGAEIRLENQRLEAGEPVADLLVRHRPLKGTEIKGEIIPRLIDEIPVLAVAAALAEGETVIRDAAELRVKESDRIAVMTKELSKMGAQIEELPDGMVIQGGSTLAGAHCLAYEDHRIAMALAVAGMAARGETRIEGAESIAVSFPGFHDCLEKVGAQVGDGS from the coding sequence GTGGAACTACTGGTTACAGGTGTGAGAAGGCTAAAAGGGGAAATAATGGTGCCGGGAGACAAGTCTATCTCCCACCGGTCGGCAATGCTGGGGGCATTAGCCGAAGGGCAGACCAGGATCAGCGGGTTTCTCCGGGGAGAGGACTGCCTGAGCACCCTTAAATGTCTGGAGGAGTGCGGCGCAGAGTTTAAGTGGCTGCCCGGCGGGGAATTACAGGTGGAAGGAAAGGGCCTCTTTGGCTTGCAGGAGCCAGGACAGGTCTTAGACTGCGGCAACTCCGGCACCACGATCCGCCTCTTAATGGGGGTCCTGGCGGGATTGGAAGGAATGGCGGTCCTGACCGGGGATGGGTCGCTGCGGCGCCGGCCCATGGGCAGAGTAGTTGAGCCCCTGCGGCAGATGGGAGTGGAGATCAGCGGGCGGCAGGGCGGGCGGTTGGCTCCGCTGGTGCTAAAGGGCGGGCAGGTACAACCCATTTCTTATCGCTCACCGGTAGCCAGCGCCCAGGTAAAATCCGCCGTTTTGCTGGCAGGCCTCAAGGCCGATGGCGTCACCTCGGTTACCGAGCCGGAACCCTCCCGGGACCATACCGAGCGGATGCTGCAGGCCTTTGGCGCGAAGGTGACCAAAGCGGGGCTTACTGCTTCGGTGGAGGGCCGGCCCAGGCTCTTTGGCCAGACTTTGCGGGTGCCGGGGGATATTTCCTCAGCCGCTTTTTTCCTGGTGGCCGGGTCCATTATTCCCGGTTCAGAAATCCTGATTAAAGGCGTAGGGGTAAACCCAACCCGCACCGGTATCCTGGAAGTCCTGGTGGCAATGGGAGCCGAGATCAGGCTGGAAAACCAGCGGCTGGAGGCCGGGGAACCGGTTGCCGACCTTTTGGTCAGGCATCGGCCCTTAAAGGGGACCGAAATTAAGGGAGAAATAATCCCCCGCCTGATTGACGAAATCCCTGTTTTAGCCGTGGCTGCGGCCCTGGCCGAAGGGGAGACGGTAATCCGTGATGCCGCCGAACTAAGGGTAAAAGAGAGTGACCGCATCGCAGTGATGACTAAAGAACTGAGCAAGATGGGAGCCCAAATTGAGGAGCTGCCAGACGGAATGGTGATTCAAGGCGGCAGCACCCTGGCCGGTGCCCATTGCCTTGCTTACGAGGACCACCGGATCGCCATGGCCCTAGCCGTAGCCGGAATGGCGGCCAGGGGAGAAACCCGGATCGAAGGGGCGGAAAGCATTGCCGTCTCCTTCCCCGGTTTCCACGACTGCCTGGAAAAAGTTGGTGCGCAAGTCGGGGACGGTTCTTGA
- a CDS encoding DUF1638 domain-containing protein codes for MRTVAIACRTIEDEINAVAKALPGSCPIRWVESGLHNFPVKLKDRIQQEIDIADGAENILLLFGYCGNSVEGLRASRSRLVLPKVDDCISLLLGSNKSRLEVGNEAHSYFLTDGWLRYENNIYREYLHCVQKYGQKRALSIFRTMLANYSALAFIDTGTYDLDDLMAKTSEFAASLNLTQMVVPGNLSLIGKAFREEWDEDFLKVPPGVVLQINYHPIPSLIQQTSG; via the coding sequence GTGCGTACTGTTGCTATCGCTTGCCGCACCATTGAAGACGAGATCAACGCTGTCGCCAAGGCCTTGCCCGGCTCTTGCCCAATCCGCTGGGTGGAATCCGGCCTGCACAATTTTCCGGTCAAGCTAAAGGACAGGATCCAACAGGAAATTGATATCGCAGACGGAGCAGAGAATATCCTGCTGCTTTTTGGATATTGCGGCAACAGTGTTGAGGGCCTTCGGGCCAGCAGATCCCGGCTGGTGTTGCCTAAAGTAGATGACTGCATATCACTGTTATTGGGCAGCAATAAATCCCGCCTCGAGGTGGGCAATGAGGCCCACAGCTACTTTCTGACAGACGGCTGGCTAAGGTATGAAAACAATATTTACCGGGAGTACCTGCATTGTGTGCAAAAATACGGGCAGAAAAGGGCCTTGAGTATTTTCCGCACCATGCTGGCCAACTATTCTGCCCTGGCTTTCATCGACACCGGCACTTACGACCTGGACGACTTAATGGCAAAGACCAGCGAATTCGCAGCCAGTTTAAACCTGACCCAGATGGTGGTGCCGGGCAACCTGAGCCTGATTGGCAAGGCTTTCCGAGAAGAATGGGATGAGGATTTTCTGAAAGTGCCACCTGGAGTGGTATTGCAAATCAACTACCATCCGATACCTTCACTCATTCAGCAAACCAGTGGGTAG
- the aroF gene encoding 3-deoxy-7-phosphoheptulonate synthase, with amino-acid sequence MIVVMSYQAASAQVEAVISRLSKAGFQIHLSQGVARTIIGVIGDHAEARLADMAIEAMEGVEKILQVQRPFQLAGREFKPENTIIKVKGIEIGGKAVHVAAGPCAVESKEQLMECAHRVKEAGATLLRGGAFKPRTSPYTFQGLEEKALQLLAEAGAETGLLVVSEVMDTHTLELAKDYVDIFQVGARNMQNFRLLRELGKSDKPVLLKRGPSATIEEWILAAEYILSGGNYNVILCERGIRTFETYTRNTLDLNAVPAAKQLSHLPVMVDPSHGTGRWKLVMPMAKAALAAGSDGLLIEVHPNPAEALSDGPQSLTPDNFAILMRELGQLAPALGRNFSKFGDGS; translated from the coding sequence ATGATTGTTGTGATGAGCTACCAGGCCGCCAGTGCGCAGGTGGAAGCCGTTATCTCCCGCCTGAGCAAGGCAGGTTTTCAGATCCACCTTTCTCAGGGAGTAGCCAGGACAATTATCGGGGTGATCGGCGACCATGCCGAGGCCAGGTTGGCGGATATGGCTATCGAGGCAATGGAAGGTGTGGAAAAAATTTTGCAGGTGCAGCGTCCTTTTCAACTGGCAGGGCGGGAATTTAAACCGGAAAATACCATTATCAAGGTCAAGGGCATCGAGATTGGAGGAAAAGCCGTCCACGTAGCTGCCGGCCCCTGTGCCGTTGAGAGCAAGGAGCAGCTCATGGAGTGCGCCCACCGGGTGAAAGAAGCGGGGGCAACTCTTTTGCGGGGGGGCGCCTTCAAACCCCGCACTTCCCCTTATACCTTCCAGGGGCTGGAGGAAAAAGCCCTGCAATTACTGGCCGAAGCAGGAGCAGAGACGGGACTTTTGGTGGTATCAGAGGTAATGGATACACATACCTTGGAGCTGGCCAAGGATTATGTGGATATCTTCCAGGTGGGAGCCAGGAACATGCAGAACTTTCGTCTCTTAAGAGAGTTGGGTAAGTCTGATAAACCGGTGCTCTTAAAAAGAGGACCGTCAGCCACGATTGAAGAGTGGATCCTGGCGGCAGAATATATCCTGTCCGGTGGAAACTATAACGTGATCTTGTGTGAACGGGGCATCCGCACTTTTGAGACTTATACCCGCAATACCCTGGACTTGAATGCCGTGCCGGCGGCTAAACAGCTTAGCCATCTGCCGGTGATGGTGGACCCCAGCCACGGCACCGGGCGGTGGAAGCTGGTGATGCCGATGGCCAAGGCAGCCCTGGCAGCAGGCAGCGACGGGCTTCTGATCGAGGTGCATCCTAACCCTGCCGAGGCTTTATCCGATGGACCCCAATCACTGACACCAGATAACTTTGCTATTTTAATGCGGGAATTGGGTCAGCTGGCTCCGGCCCTGGGGCGAAATTTCAGTAAATTCGGGGACGGTTCTTGA